One genomic segment of Microcella indica includes these proteins:
- a CDS encoding MFS transporter: MASKPGAAKGGALLIASLTLAMATGATGTYSYATLSPFLLPSLGMTPGGMGLLFGGLYTVAAASSGVIGRITDRVDPTLVVLVGSACSLVGTLLLAASFSIIGLAASALFAGLAMAASNPGSNGMIAHRIPPGSRAFATGIKQSGATGAGLYLAVVLPGLAVAVGWRWASLAAVIIPILAVITVLIGRRSSQAAMEPEVTTDPHEPRRLTWLSWLAGYALLLGVATGICNGFYVLYAHSLGFGVVEAGLVFAVFAVLSVIARIVWARLSETTWSPAQLLGAVAVIGAISALLCLVAPAVGDWAVWFAAGMGGLSIVGWNALGMVTIMQNVKRDAVGVSASRMLRGFFVGLAIGPLTFGALVEFGGYSVGWLFQFVVLLLAIGVAYFFGRSLAMHTPPGSHLPREAL, translated from the coding sequence ATGGCGTCGAAACCCGGGGCGGCGAAAGGGGGCGCTTTGCTGATCGCGTCACTGACCCTCGCAATGGCGACAGGCGCGACGGGGACCTACTCTTATGCCACGCTCTCCCCATTCCTACTGCCGAGTCTTGGGATGACGCCGGGCGGGATGGGCCTTCTCTTCGGCGGTCTGTATACAGTCGCCGCGGCGTCGAGCGGTGTGATCGGCAGGATCACGGATCGCGTTGACCCGACGCTCGTCGTTCTCGTCGGTTCGGCGTGCTCCCTGGTCGGAACCTTATTGCTCGCGGCTAGCTTCTCGATCATAGGACTGGCCGCCTCGGCCCTTTTCGCCGGGCTTGCCATGGCGGCGTCGAACCCAGGAAGCAATGGCATGATCGCTCACCGGATCCCGCCCGGATCGCGCGCATTCGCGACTGGAATCAAGCAGTCGGGAGCCACCGGCGCCGGTCTCTACCTGGCCGTGGTGCTTCCCGGTCTCGCCGTGGCCGTCGGCTGGCGGTGGGCGTCGCTCGCCGCGGTGATCATTCCCATCCTCGCGGTGATTACAGTGCTGATCGGTCGGCGATCTTCTCAGGCCGCTATGGAACCCGAGGTGACCACGGACCCGCACGAACCGCGAAGACTGACGTGGCTTTCCTGGCTTGCAGGCTATGCCCTCCTGCTCGGCGTGGCCACTGGGATCTGCAATGGCTTCTACGTGCTGTACGCCCACAGCCTGGGATTTGGTGTTGTCGAGGCGGGCCTGGTCTTCGCCGTCTTTGCCGTCTTGTCCGTCATCGCCCGGATCGTCTGGGCGAGATTGAGCGAAACCACATGGTCGCCCGCTCAGCTGTTGGGTGCGGTCGCGGTCATTGGAGCAATCTCGGCGCTCTTGTGCCTGGTCGCGCCGGCCGTCGGGGACTGGGCCGTGTGGTTCGCCGCAGGAATGGGCGGCCTGTCGATCGTCGGATGGAACGCCCTCGGAATGGTCACGATCATGCAGAATGTCAAACGAGATGCGGTGGGTGTCTCGGCCTCTCGCATGCTGCGCGGGTTCTTTGTCGGCCTTGCGATCGGACCGCTCACATTCGGTGCGCTCGTCGAGTTCGGCGGCTACTCAGTGGGCTGGCTCTTTCAGTTCGTCGTTCTCCTTCTTGCGATCGGCGTCGCCTACTTCTTCGGTCGTTCTCTAGCCATGCATACGCCGCCGGGGTCCCATCTGCCTCGCGAGGCGCTCTAG
- a CDS encoding MaoC/PaaZ C-terminal domain-containing protein, with product MPGWVAPVYAPLAWQWSPAEVRRYALAVGAPYSVIDRRDLRLVTTNEPDVLPTFASLLADGHSLRNVPLRGLTFDPLDVIYAGHEVELTGPLRPTTAGTSTSRILDVGDVRSGVLVRRETVSRDGDDRVIARNVVTSVIRRASVGRTADVGVAVPEQLSGDIATLVVPTLDRQALFYAETGDHNPLHVDPEAARRAGFERPILHGLCAFGMVVHRVVRDLADQGWQGVRATGVRFTAPIVPGEEIIVRAARSGDIIRFESFVGDRRVQSHGHVDLESMH from the coding sequence GTGCCGGGCTGGGTGGCGCCCGTCTATGCGCCGCTCGCGTGGCAATGGTCTCCGGCAGAGGTCAGACGATACGCCCTCGCGGTCGGAGCGCCGTATTCGGTGATTGATAGGCGCGATCTCCGGTTGGTCACCACCAACGAGCCGGACGTTCTGCCGACCTTCGCGAGCTTGCTCGCGGACGGCCACAGTCTGCGGAACGTTCCGCTTCGCGGCTTAACCTTCGATCCGCTCGACGTGATCTACGCTGGTCACGAAGTCGAGCTGACCGGTCCGTTGCGTCCGACGACCGCGGGGACGAGCACATCCCGGATCTTGGACGTCGGAGACGTCCGAAGCGGCGTGCTCGTTCGGCGGGAGACGGTGAGCCGCGACGGTGACGATCGGGTCATCGCGCGGAATGTAGTGACGAGCGTGATTCGCCGCGCTTCGGTGGGCCGGACTGCAGATGTCGGCGTCGCAGTGCCGGAGCAGCTCTCTGGCGACATCGCTACGCTCGTCGTGCCAACCCTCGACCGGCAAGCGCTTTTCTACGCCGAGACCGGCGACCATAATCCACTCCATGTCGATCCGGAGGCTGCGCGGCGCGCAGGATTCGAGCGTCCGATCCTGCACGGGCTGTGTGCGTTCGGAATGGTCGTGCACCGGGTCGTCCGAGATCTCGCGGATCAGGGCTGGCAGGGCGTTCGCGCCACAGGGGTTCGCTTCACTGCGCCAATCGTGCCCGGCGAGGAGATCATCGTGCGCGCGGCCCGATCGGGAGACATCATCCGCTTTGAATCCTTTGTTGGCGACCGAAGGGTGCAGTCCCACGGTCACGTCGATCTGGAATCAATGCACTAG
- a CDS encoding SDR family NAD(P)-dependent oxidoreductase, whose product MEQLPAAPSFRLDGSTALITGASRNIGRAIASAFAHAGSDLVIVARDPVRLGLVAESIRGETGVVVREVATDIASTEGLDSVMRELDAGPVDILVNNAHITGGTTSIVSADDELWNTVFSTNLWAPLRLARRLLPQMTAAGSGCIINLMSGSGLQPTPELAPYGVSKAALWMLTRYLAVEAAPTVRVNALCPGLVSEDGTPRNESHRAIIGTVPMGRVGRPEEIAGAAVYLASSAASYVTGELLIVNGGRPW is encoded by the coding sequence GTGGAGCAGCTTCCAGCCGCACCGTCGTTCCGCCTCGACGGCAGCACGGCGCTCATCACCGGCGCTAGCCGCAATATAGGCCGCGCAATCGCGTCGGCGTTCGCTCACGCTGGATCGGACTTGGTGATAGTCGCACGGGACCCCGTGAGGCTCGGACTCGTCGCGGAGTCGATTCGGGGAGAGACCGGAGTCGTGGTCCGCGAGGTCGCTACTGACATCGCCTCGACCGAGGGACTCGACTCGGTGATGCGGGAGCTCGACGCCGGTCCGGTCGACATTCTGGTGAACAACGCGCACATCACCGGCGGCACGACATCGATCGTGTCGGCAGACGACGAACTCTGGAACACGGTGTTCTCGACAAATCTCTGGGCGCCCCTTCGGCTCGCGCGGCGGCTACTCCCGCAGATGACGGCAGCCGGTTCGGGCTGCATCATCAATCTCATGTCTGGCTCTGGCCTGCAACCGACGCCGGAATTGGCCCCCTACGGGGTGAGTAAGGCCGCCTTGTGGATGCTCACCCGCTATCTCGCTGTTGAGGCTGCTCCCACCGTCCGAGTCAACGCGTTGTGCCCGGGCCTCGTAAGCGAGGACGGTACACCGCGCAACGAATCCCACCGCGCGATCATCGGAACCGTTCCGATGGGTCGGGTAGGTCGGCCTGAAGAGATCGCGGGCGCCGCGGTCTATCTCGCCAGTAGCGCGGCGAGTTATGTAACGGGCGAACTTCTCATCGTCAATGGCGGGCGGCCATGGTGA
- a CDS encoding cytochrome b/b6 domain-containing protein codes for MIRSDILASRRARWIATTIVAVIVVVVGIFVARGMRTLEPVSSFIADYPGVLEPLPGTPEGVPVWLAWQHYLNAFFLLLIVKTGWEVRTTQRPRAYWAPRTSRFTGTKISVTLWLHLALDVLWVLNGVVFVILIFATGHWARIVPTTWEVVPNALSVFLQYASLDWPTENGWIAYNALQVLSYFGVVFILAPLAIVTGLRMSPLWPSSAVRLSRVYPIEIARAVHYPTMLAFVAFVIVHVTLVATTGLLRNLNHMYASRDDVSWWGALVFAIGTAAMIAAWFLTGPTITRTLAARTGSVTRG; via the coding sequence ATGATTCGCTCAGACATTCTGGCTTCTCGCCGGGCGCGCTGGATCGCGACAACGATTGTTGCGGTCATCGTGGTCGTCGTCGGGATATTCGTTGCCCGCGGGATGCGCACACTCGAGCCGGTCTCGTCCTTCATCGCGGACTATCCTGGCGTGCTCGAGCCGCTCCCCGGGACGCCGGAGGGGGTGCCGGTGTGGCTCGCCTGGCAGCACTACCTCAACGCGTTCTTCCTCCTTCTCATCGTCAAGACTGGCTGGGAGGTCCGCACAACGCAGCGGCCACGCGCTTACTGGGCGCCGCGCACCAGCCGCTTCACCGGCACAAAGATCAGCGTCACATTGTGGTTGCATCTTGCGTTGGACGTGCTCTGGGTCCTCAATGGCGTCGTGTTCGTGATACTCATCTTCGCCACCGGCCACTGGGCCCGGATCGTCCCGACCACGTGGGAAGTCGTACCCAACGCACTCTCGGTCTTCCTGCAGTATGCGTCTCTTGACTGGCCGACCGAGAACGGTTGGATCGCGTACAACGCACTCCAGGTTCTCAGCTACTTCGGCGTCGTATTCATTCTCGCTCCGCTCGCGATCGTGACCGGACTTCGAATGTCGCCACTGTGGCCCTCGTCGGCCGTGCGTCTCAGCCGCGTCTATCCGATCGAGATCGCACGAGCGGTGCACTATCCGACGATGCTCGCGTTCGTCGCGTTCGTCATTGTGCACGTCACGCTGGTTGCTACGACGGGGCTGCTGCGCAACCTCAACCACATGTACGCTTCACGCGACGACGTGTCCTGGTGGGGAGCGCTCGTGTTCGCGATCGGCACCGCCGCGATGATTGCCGCATGGTTCCTGACTGGGCCGACCATCACCAGAACTCTCGCCGCACGTACCGGCTCGGTGACGCGCGGCTGA
- a CDS encoding electron transfer flavoprotein subunit alpha/FixB family protein, whose amino-acid sequence MGTVLVLASTDRKGRIRESVGTLLSMARRLGDPVTVVAARADEVDDAVETVTAAGASKVLIAEITGTGEWRENAELEAATAAYAAVNPIAVLAINAVGAREVAARLAVRIGAALATDAVAVRTVDGAPLAEHSVLGGSFTVESRADAGPLVVTIREGAAAAAGDATTPEVSRLDNLADAEAVTVESVEEIEANEERPDLRTAQRVVSGGRGLGSAEGFELAGRLADALGAAVGASRAAVDAGYASQSLQVGQTGVTVAPQLYVALGISGAIQHRAGMQTSKVIVAINKDSKAPILEIADFGIVGDVFTIVPQLIDELDRRR is encoded by the coding sequence ATGGGTACAGTACTCGTGCTGGCGAGCACGGACCGGAAGGGTCGGATCCGCGAGTCAGTGGGCACGCTGCTGAGTATGGCGCGCCGCCTTGGCGACCCGGTCACCGTGGTGGCAGCCCGTGCGGACGAGGTCGACGACGCCGTCGAAACAGTGACTGCGGCTGGGGCCAGCAAAGTTCTCATCGCCGAGATCACTGGCACGGGCGAATGGCGAGAAAACGCGGAGCTTGAGGCGGCTACCGCGGCGTACGCGGCGGTCAATCCGATCGCAGTACTCGCAATCAATGCCGTCGGTGCACGCGAGGTCGCTGCCCGATTGGCTGTCCGCATTGGTGCCGCGCTCGCCACCGATGCCGTCGCCGTGCGAACAGTCGATGGCGCTCCGCTCGCCGAGCACTCGGTGTTGGGCGGGTCATTCACCGTGGAGTCGCGCGCCGACGCGGGACCCCTGGTCGTGACCATCCGGGAGGGGGCGGCGGCGGCGGCGGGCGATGCGACGACGCCTGAAGTGAGTCGGCTCGACAATCTCGCCGATGCCGAGGCAGTCACAGTGGAGAGTGTCGAGGAGATCGAGGCGAACGAGGAGCGTCCCGACCTCCGCACTGCGCAGCGCGTCGTCTCCGGAGGACGCGGGCTCGGCTCGGCAGAGGGCTTCGAACTTGCTGGCCGCTTGGCCGACGCCCTCGGTGCCGCCGTGGGCGCTTCGCGCGCCGCGGTCGACGCCGGATACGCCTCGCAATCACTCCAAGTGGGCCAGACGGGAGTGACGGTTGCACCCCAGCTCTACGTGGCGCTCGGGATCTCCGGTGCCATCCAGCACCGCGCGGGCATGCAGACGTCGAAAGTCATCGTCGCGATCAACAAGGATTCGAAGGCACCGATCCTGGAGATCGCCGACTTCGGCATTGTGGGCGACGTCTTCACGATCGTGCCGCAACTGATCGACGAACTCGACCGCCGCCGATGA
- a CDS encoding electron transfer flavoprotein subunit beta/FixA family protein, whose product MRILVLIKQVPDTWGDRRLDPASGRIDRHEPEPVIDEIGERAVEVALRYRDGSEAEVVVLTMGPESATDMLRRVLAMGVDRAIHVVDPALEGADMMTTATVLAAAIRHAGFDVVVAGNESSDGRGGVLPAMVAEHLGVHHLTGLDEVVIDEESVRGVRVVGSERVTVRAALPAIISVTERSPEARIAGFRGIMQAKKKPLERFSLADISAELPARRSIVTTVEQAPIRTAGTTIVDSGDAAVQLADFLTSQRLV is encoded by the coding sequence GTGCGCATCCTTGTTCTCATTAAGCAGGTTCCTGACACCTGGGGGGATCGACGCCTCGATCCGGCCAGCGGACGCATCGATCGCCACGAGCCTGAGCCAGTGATTGACGAGATCGGGGAGCGCGCCGTCGAGGTCGCACTGAGATATCGCGATGGTTCGGAGGCCGAGGTCGTCGTACTCACAATGGGTCCCGAATCCGCAACTGACATGCTACGCCGAGTGCTCGCGATGGGCGTCGATCGCGCCATCCACGTCGTCGATCCTGCACTCGAGGGCGCTGACATGATGACGACAGCCACAGTACTCGCGGCCGCCATCAGGCACGCTGGATTCGATGTCGTCGTCGCAGGAAATGAATCCAGCGACGGGCGCGGCGGAGTCCTCCCCGCTATGGTCGCCGAACACCTCGGCGTCCACCACCTCACAGGTCTCGATGAAGTCGTTATCGACGAGGAGAGCGTTCGCGGCGTTCGGGTTGTCGGATCGGAGCGCGTAACCGTTCGGGCCGCGCTGCCTGCGATCATCTCGGTTACCGAACGCTCGCCGGAGGCCCGCATAGCCGGTTTCCGAGGGATCATGCAAGCGAAGAAGAAGCCGCTCGAACGCTTCAGTCTTGCCGATATTTCTGCGGAACTTCCTGCCAGACGCTCCATCGTGACCACTGTAGAGCAGGCACCGATTCGTACCGCGGGCACCACCATCGTCGATTCGGGCGACGCGGCCGTGCAACTCGCGGACTTCCTTACCTCGCAACGATTGGTTTGA
- a CDS encoding helix-turn-helix transcriptional regulator, with the protein MVKPTKVTNAIRTLRFAHGELTQAQLAEAVGVTRQTIIAIEQGKHSPSLELAFQIARVFDVPLDEVFQYPGPDSKRAGAR; encoded by the coding sequence ATGGTGAAGCCCACGAAGGTCACCAACGCGATCCGCACGCTGCGCTTCGCGCACGGCGAGCTCACGCAGGCGCAGCTCGCCGAAGCCGTCGGCGTCACGCGGCAGACGATCATCGCGATCGAGCAGGGCAAACACTCGCCCTCGCTCGAGCTCGCCTTCCAGATCGCGCGCGTGTTCGACGTGCCCCTCGACGAGGTCTTCCAGTACCCCGGCCCCGACTCCAAGCGGGCGGGTGCACGATGA
- a CDS encoding zinc-binding alcohol dehydrogenase family protein codes for MRAVVQHGYGGPECLSIEQRPEPTPGRGQVRVRVDAVSPDSGTLHLLTGEPRVLRLFLGCRTLRQAVIGLAFA; via the coding sequence ATGAGGGCGGTCGTGCAGCACGGCTACGGCGGCCCCGAGTGCCTGAGCATCGAGCAGCGCCCCGAGCCGACGCCCGGCCGCGGTCAGGTGCGGGTGCGCGTCGATGCGGTGAGCCCCGACTCGGGCACCCTGCACCTCCTGACGGGAGAGCCGCGGGTGCTGCGTCTCTTCTTGGGCTGTCGCACTCTGCGGCAGGCGGTCATCGGGCTCGCCTTCGCGTGA
- a CDS encoding septum formation family protein, which translates to MTASRLPRSRHRVAVVAAALVAGLALSGCSALDSLTGADQAVRDEEGQVVRGNDETDVFTLQVGDCLNDGEIGETVTAVPTVPCDEPHDSEIYASFILGDTDFPGIDTILEEADAACLADYAEFVGVDYLESRFDFSYYHPTESSWQGGDREILCLIYDPAGELITDTLEGIQE; encoded by the coding sequence ATGACCGCCTCCCGCCTCCCGCGCTCCCGCCACCGCGTCGCGGTCGTCGCCGCCGCGCTGGTCGCCGGTCTCGCCCTGAGCGGATGCAGCGCGCTCGACTCGCTGACCGGCGCCGACCAGGCCGTGCGTGACGAGGAAGGCCAGGTCGTCAGAGGCAACGACGAGACCGACGTCTTTACCCTCCAAGTGGGCGACTGCCTCAACGACGGCGAGATCGGCGAGACCGTCACTGCCGTGCCCACCGTGCCGTGCGACGAGCCCCACGACAGCGAGATCTACGCGTCCTTCATCCTCGGCGACACCGACTTTCCCGGCATCGACACGATCCTCGAGGAGGCCGACGCCGCGTGCCTCGCCGACTACGCCGAGTTCGTCGGCGTCGACTACCTCGAGTCTCGCTTCGACTTCAGCTACTACCACCCGACCGAGAGCAGCTGGCAGGGCGGCGACCGCGAGATCCTGTGCTTGATCTACGACCCGGCGGGCGAGCTGATCACCGACACGCTCGAGGGCATCCAGGAATAG
- the hisN gene encoding histidinol-phosphatase encodes MTDSTAPASFSDDLALALRLADAADVIALPRFRSLDLIVTTKPDRTPVTDADQAVERAIREGLASERPDDGILGEEYGTHTGSGDGAQRQWIIDPIDGTANFLRGVPIWGTLIGLAVDGVPVVGVVSAPALDRRWWAARGEGAWARDARDDESRRLRVSGVSELADARFSYNSLLGWDDAGRLEQLLDLTRTVWRASAIGDMWSYMLVAEGAIDIAGEFDLQPYDMAALQPIVEEAGGRFSSLDGEAGPWHGSALATNGVLHDAVLRRASARQDPRASAR; translated from the coding sequence GTGACCGACAGCACCGCTCCCGCCTCCTTCTCCGACGATCTCGCCCTCGCCCTGAGGCTCGCCGATGCCGCCGACGTGATCGCCCTCCCGCGGTTCCGCTCGCTCGACCTCATCGTGACCACCAAACCCGATCGCACGCCCGTCACCGACGCTGACCAGGCTGTCGAGCGCGCCATTCGCGAGGGGCTCGCCTCCGAGCGCCCCGACGATGGGATCCTGGGCGAGGAGTACGGAACGCACACCGGATCCGGCGACGGAGCCCAGCGGCAGTGGATCATCGACCCCATCGACGGCACCGCGAACTTCCTGCGCGGCGTGCCCATCTGGGGTACCCTGATCGGTCTCGCTGTTGACGGCGTTCCCGTCGTCGGCGTCGTGAGCGCGCCCGCGCTCGACCGACGCTGGTGGGCCGCGCGCGGCGAGGGCGCGTGGGCTCGCGACGCCCGGGACGACGAGTCCCGTCGCTTGCGCGTGAGCGGAGTGAGCGAGCTCGCCGATGCGCGCTTCAGCTACAACAGCCTGCTCGGCTGGGACGACGCGGGGCGCCTCGAGCAGCTGCTCGACCTCACGCGCACCGTGTGGCGGGCGAGCGCGATCGGCGACATGTGGTCGTACATGCTCGTCGCCGAGGGCGCGATCGACATCGCAGGCGAGTTCGACCTGCAGCCCTACGACATGGCCGCGCTGCAGCCCATCGTCGAGGAGGCGGGCGGGCGCTTCAGCTCGCTGGACGGTGAGGCAGGGCCGTGGCACGGCAGCGCCCTCGCGACGAACGGCGTGCTGCACGACGCGGTGCTGCGGCGCGCGAGCGCCCGGCAGGATCCTCGCGCTAGTGCTCGGTAG